In Syntrophales bacterium, the genomic window AAGAGCGTACCTTTTCCCTTTCTCTCCTGCAGCAAGAATTAAAGCCCCCATGCTTGCAGCCTGTCCCATACAAACGGTACAAACCGCCGGTTTTATATATTGCATTGTATCATAGATGGCCAATCCCGAACTAACAAGACCACCTGGAGTGTTGAGATAGAAAAAAATGTCTTTATCAGGATCTTCCGATTCCAGATAGAGCATCTGGGCTATGATCAGATTGGCCACTTCATCATCAATGGCGGATCCCAGGAATACAATCCTGTCCTTTAAGAGTCTTGAATATATATCGAAAGCTCTCTCTCCTCTGCCATCTTGCTCAACTACCATCGGAATCAA contains:
- the clpP gene encoding ATP-dependent Clp endopeptidase proteolytic subunit ClpP produces the protein MALIPMVVEQDGRGERAFDIYSRLLKDRIVFLGSAIDDEVANLIIAQMLYLESEDPDKDIFFYLNTPGGLVSSGLAIYDTMQYIKPAVCTVCMGQAASMGALILAAGEKGKRYALPHSRILIHQPLGGFHGQATDIDIQAREILRLKDELNNILAKITGQPFEKIAKDTERDYYMTGEQAKEYGVIDDVMARRGVFGDS